The Nitrospira sp. sequence CATATTGGAATGTATGAACCTCCATCTTGTGCTCTCCATGATGTCTGAGGCTAGGCCGCCCACCAATCGGCACTTGCGTCAAACCAACTAGGTAGTGTTTCGGTATGTCAATCACAAAACTTGATAAGACTGGGAATGAGGGCTACGGGAATGACAACTAATCGATACCTTAGGTGAATTCTAAATCCTACAGATGTACACCTACGTGCTTGATAAGGCACCTGATCGTGCTAGGAGCAGGGGAAACCTTGAATTAATTCGGTTCCGAGTGAGGCCGCCATTCAAGCCCTGCCAGTAGGGAGTCCCGGTGAGAGCCCAGATCGTACCGCACTATTACCCTTAGTGGAGGTGGTGGATATCAGTCAGCAGCGCCTTGAGCCGATGGTATGGCACTACTCATATGAAACTTATGACCACCCTGAAGTAAGGCTTCCCCTTGCATCACGCCAATGGGGTGTCCAGGCGAGGGTCACGAGTTTGACAGCAATGTTAGCCTTGGTGGGTTTGATAGAGATGGTTTCGAGTTTTTCGTTCAACGGATCGGATGCGGCAGCCAACGCTTCGCTCTCCGACTTGAACTGCGCTTCGAGATCCATCAGTTGCTGTTGAAGCGCCGCGACATTTTCCTCGGCTACCCCGACATCCTGCGACTCTTTCATGACGCGGCCGGCACTCCGGATCGCAGTCGTGGCTCGTCCGATATTTGACGCGCTGATCGCCTTCCGTCCAAGAAAGGCCCCCAGAATGGAAGCTCCCACGGAAATCGCCGCTTGCATCTGGCTGGAACGGGATTCGGTCTGCTGCTTTTCCTTCGCCAACTCCGCACGCCTGACTCGTTCTTGAAGTGTCGCAATCTTGGAACCGTATTTCTGGCGAAGCGCCTCCGCGCCCTTGTCGCGCTGTTCTCGCCCGGTCTGCTGTAACCGCACTCGGAAGTCGCGCTCAGATTCGCCAGGCTTAGACACTTCCTTGGTAATGGAACTCCTGTACAACTCAACTTTCTGCGTCCGGAAGAGCCAACCGCCGAACTCCTTGTTCCAGTCGGCGTAACTCTTGGCCTTGCCGGCACTTGTCGGCAAGCCAAGAAACTGCGCGCCCTCTTTTGGGTTCTGTTCGAGATCGGCCACCGCCACATCCACTGGTGTTCCACGGTCCCAGTCGACAGTCACCGGGCCATCGCCCATGGGTGCCAGGACAATCACATCCTGGATCGTGTCGATCCCGCTTTTCGTATCGGAGAAGCGGATCTGCGACGAGCCGAGCAACATGGGCGCATAGATCAACTCGCTGCCTTCAGGCTGCGTCCCACGCAATGGCACGAAGTGTTGCGGGACATCCGGCGGGACGATGGGACGTGCGCTGCCTTTGGGTGACTTGGCTGGTTTTCCGGCAGCACGAGGCGCACCAACTCCCGCTTGAGCATCGCGCACAGGATCCATCAGCTGCTTGATCTGTGTCCTTGTCAGAGGTCCACGGAGATAGGAGAGGCACCACCGTGTCTCAAACACGACCGGCTCATCCTCATGCACATTGTTCATCAGAAAGATCCGATTGCCGAGACCTGCCAAGGTTTGTTCCATGCGGCCACGGTCGAATTTCTTCCCGGCGCTAGTCGAAGCCCCTTCCAACCCCTCCAACACTCGGGCTTTATCCCGTTCAGTCTGCAACCGTCCAATGAACCACGTGCCCGTATTGGCCAATCCCTTGTAATCGAGATCGACGGGATTCTGCGTCGCGAGCACGACCCCCAAACCAAACGCCCGCGCCTGCTTGAGCAAAGTCATCAGCGGCAGCTTGGATGGAGGATTGGCCACGGGCGGGAAATACCCGAAGATCTCGTCCATATACACGAGGGCCCGCAGACTGGTGGTGCCCGATTGAGCTCTCATCCAACCGACCATCTGACTGAGCAAGAGCGTCACGAAAAACATGCGTTCTGCGTCGTTCAAATGAGCGATTGAAAAGATCGCCAGACGTGGCTTACCCGACGAGGTGTAGAGCAGCTGCTGAATATCGAGCGATTCTCCTTCCAGCCAGGCTTGAAATCCTGGAGCCGCCAAAAGATTGTTCAGCTTCATCGCGAGTGCAAAGCGGTCCTTAGACGGGAAAAACGAATCTATGTCCATCACGCCGATCTTCGACACCGGCGGCGATTGGATGGCCTGAATCAGTGCTGCAAGATCGAGATCTTCCTCTTGCTTCCACGTCTGATCCAGAATCGTCGATAGGAGAATGTGCTCGCGGCTTTGGATCGGATCGGCTTCGATCCCAAGTAAGCCCAACAAACTGGTCACGGTCGTACTGATTCGTTCACGCAGAAGTTCGGAGTCCTCACGCACATCAGCCGTCGGCGCGGCAAAAGACTTAAGGATAGAGACCGGGAGTCCGGCGTTACTGCCGGGCGTATAAATCGCGATGTCTGCAGCATCCCGGAGGCGCTGTATACGAGCGCCATCCTGTTGCCATCCAGCCAAGCCCTTGGTCCATAATTCAGCCTGTGCCTTCGCATACTCGATGGACGACAGGCATTTCTTGCGCGCATCGTCCTCATTGATCCATGGCTGAAAATCTTCGCCCTGGAGCGACGGGAACGTCAGCATCAAATTGCCAAGGTCGCCTTTTGGATCGATGATAATGGCGGGAATGTTGTCGATCGCCGCCTCTTCAAGAAGCGCAAGACAAAGTCCGGTCTTGCCGCTGCCGGTCATGCCGACGCAAACAGCATGCGTCACGAGATCTTTGGAATCATAGAGCAGCAAACCAGGCTTGGCTTGCTTAGCCGCGAGATCATATGGCCGTCCCAGGTAGAAGACACCGAGCTTTTCGAAATCTTCCGTGGCCAGGGGTGCAGACGGGGATGCCGGTGAGGATTTCTTTTCGAGACTCTCGGACTTCGCACTCGAGTCGGTCTTTTTCGATTTCGGCATACCCATACCCCCTTCGCTCAACAGCCGAGATAGATGTGTGCGGTATTGTAGTGGCCTAAAGAATGTGCTGCAAGCGGGCTTGGTAAGGTTTCATCAATCGGGCGAGCTGCGGTCTAAGCCTAGCGAGGGACAGAAGCAGGATGGTGAGAAGGTTGATTACGGCTCGAACGATAACACATCGTCGTATCCTCGATCGTCACCATTCTTTGAAGATGATGAACACCGCCACCACGATAAGCGCGAACCCCACCACATAGTTCCACTTCATCGCTTCTTTCAAGTAGACGACTGAGAAAATCGAGAACACGACCAGGGTGATGACCTCCTGGATCGTCTTGAGTTGCGCCGCATTGAACTGGGCATGGCCGATCCGATTGGCCGGCACTTGAAAGCAGTATTCGATGAACGCAATACCCCAACTCGCCAGAATCACCGTGAACAAGGGATATTCCTTGAATTTCAAGTGGCCGTACCACGCGAATGTCATGAATATGTTCGAAATCGTCAACAACGCCACAGTCTGCATCGGACACACCCCTCCCTCTTTTAGGCACGGTTGGCCTATTGTCCCTTGAATGGGCACAGCAGAAAAGGAAATGATCAATTACCGGAAAGACCTATGGAGGAGCAAGGGATGAGCTGACAAGAAGTGAAAAGAGCGCGTTCAGACAGGAGAACACATCTGGCTGCATGTCACGCCAAGCTACCTCGTGACTTTATCGAAGAACACCCAAAAACCACAGCAAGACCAAGAGACTGGCCGGAACTCCGAGGAGCCATAAAATGAAACCTTTTCCCATCGTTCCCATAGATCCCTCCTTCTTCGAGTTGTGTTTTCGCGTCTATTGAATCAGCAATGAGTGTCCTCGTCAGTTAACCGGAGGTCTGCGACCTGTCAGCAAATGGACGAGCAGAAAGATGATCGCGATGAGAAATAATACCCATGAAATATGCGTGGCCACGGCGGCTGCACCACCGGCCCCCACCGCCGCCGCAACAAATCCTATGATGAGGAACACCAGCGCATAGTAGAGCATACGATTCCCCTCTGGTTGTGCGAAGAACCGGGTCTCGATCCGGTTCTTCGCTGCCTCAACTGTTCATCGAACGGACATGCGGTCATCCATGAAAACTGCGAATCAATTTACTGGCTCTACATGCTTACCGGTTTGTACGTGTCTCGTTCGCTTCATTGGCACCGTGACAACAAAGGATAGTCTGATCAGGTTGCATCGCGCCGATTGATGAAGCAGAACCTTTCACAAGCTTCTCCAGAGAATCGAGATATTCCCCATATCTCCACACTGACTTTTGGCTATCGCAGCACACCGACCATGTTAGTAAGCGTTTCATTCTCAGCCTTTTACTTATTGGTCTTCTCGGACTTAATAGGGTGGTGTTGCTTAAACCATTCATCGGTCCAACGTTTCACTTCCTCTCTCTTGTCTCCGTACCGTTCCTGCACCCTGCCCTCGAACTTGTCGTAATTGCCTTCAATGACGAGCAAGTCATCGTCTGTCAATTTTCCCCATTGCTTCTTCAAATCGCCTTTGAATTGTTTCCAGTTCCCCTCGAATTGGTCCTTATTTACGATCAGAACGACTGGAGGGATCTCTGAATGCATGTTCACATTTCCAATGCTCATGGCAGATGCCGTCGAACCGGAACCGGCCCAAATACCCGTCATGATGAGAGCCGCTACGAAAAGTGGAATTGACGGAATTGTCTTCATAAAACCTCCCATGTGTGACCTGCGGGAGATACTAGGCAAAGGACGGGCCACGAAGCTCCCTCGTGCGAAAGGCCCGCTGAGACTTTGATTTAATAGGGAATAAACTGAATTATTTGATAGAGGACATCAGATGTGTGAGAAGGGTCGGGACTGACAAGTTGTCAGAGGATAAAACGAGAATAGTTAATTATTTTCATAGAAAACCATGTGTTGGGACAGATAGGACAACTTGTCCTGGTGCGTCCCTCGGATGCGCGGAATGGGATAACATGATCCGAGCCTGATGGCCAATTACGCCATCAGCCACCACTTCCCCTTTTCCTTCCTCAACGCGGGCGGAAGGGGTGAGCATGAAGGATTCGCCGTAGCGCTCAATGCCATTCATGAGCTGTAACAGTGCTGGGCGCCGTTCCATCAGTTCGTCCGATAAGGCGCACAGCCGATCGTTAAGGAACCGCCTCGCATCGGACTTCATCGCATCACGGTGATCCGCAATGCTCATCCCTTTGGCCCGCTCTATACACCCGCCTCTTTCAGCACCTGTCCCGTATAGGACCGCTTCGCCTTCGCAACTTCTCTCGGCGGGCCTTCGGCCACGATCTCGCCGCCTCGATCGCCACCTTCCGGCCCCATGTCGATAATCCAATCGGCGTTTTTGATGACATCCAGATTGTGTTCGATCACCAACACGGTGTTTCCGGTTTCCACCAAGCGATCCAGCACATCGAGCAGACGCTGGACATCGGCAAAATGCAGGCCGGTCGTCGGCTCGTCGAGGATGTACATCGTGCGGCCTGTTGCCCGCTTGGAGAGTTCGCGTGACAGCTTCACTCGCTGCGCTTCGCCGCCGGAGAGGGTTGTGGCCGACTGTCCCAATTTCACATAGTGCAAGCCGACATCATGCAGGGTCTGTAGTTTCGTCTTGATCAACGGGATATGTTCGAAGAACTCTAATGCGTCGTCCACCGTCATGTTCAGGACATCGGCAATGCTCTTGCCCTTATGCAGAATCTCCAGCGTTTCACGGTTGTAGCGTTGTCCCTTACAGACCTCGCAGGTCACATAGACATCCGGCAGGAAATGCATCTCGATCTTGATGAGCCCGTCCCCTTGACAGGCTTCACACCGCCCACCTTTGACATTGAAACTGTATCGCCCGGGCTTGTATCCACGGACACGCGACTCCGGCAAATTGGAATAGAGATCACGGATGTAGCCGAACAGGCCGGTATACGTCGCAGGGTTCGACCGAGGGGTGCGGCCGATCGGTGACTGATCGATGTCGATGACCTTATCGAGCGCGTCAACCCCCTTCAGTTCTTTGCACCCATCGATCCTGGGCTTTTTGTGATAGAGCAGTTGCGAGAGCGAATGGAACAGCACCTCCAACACGAGGGTGCTCTTTCCCGATCCGGAGACTCCCGTCACGCAGGTAAAGAGTCCCAGCGGAATACGCGCGGTCACGTTCTTTAGATTATGTTTCTGTGCCCCGACGACGAACAGCGTTCCCTTCGCCTTCCGCTGCCGCTGTGGCACGGACACGGTCTGCGCGCCGCGCAGATACTGACCCGTCAACGAGTTGGGATTGCCCATGATTTGTTGAGGCGTCCCTTCCGCGATCACATGCCCGCCATGCGAACCTGCGCCGGGCCCCATATCGAGAAGATGGTCGGCGGCCTGCATCGTCTCGGCATCATGCTCAACCACTACCACCGTGTTGCCGAGATCTCGCAATCGCAGCAACGTCTGCAACAACCGTCGATTGTCGCGTTGGTGCAGCCCGATGGATGGTTCGTCCAAGATGTACAACACCCCGACCAAGCCCGAGCCGATCTGCGTGGCTAGTCTAATGCGTTGCCCTTCGCCACCGGATAAGGTGGCTGCGGCTCGATCGAGCGTCAAATAGTCCAGGCCCACATTGACAAGAAAACCAAGCCGTTCACGAATTTCTTTCAGGATTCGATGCGCGATCACCAGCTCACGGTCGGTAAATTTGAGCGACAGGAAGAAGTCCGCCGCAGCACGAACCGAGAGTTTCGTCACCTCGGAGATCGACTTCTTGGCTAATTTGATGGACAGACTTTCCGGCCTGAGCCGCGCGCCACGGCAGACTTCGCAGGGTTCCAACAGTGTGAAATCTTCTTCTTCCTGACCACCCGGGGTCACGGCATAGCCGATGCCATCACAGGCCGGACAGGCGCCGTGCGGACCATTGAAGGAAAACACCCGGGGCGTGATCTCCGGATAACTCACGCCGCAATTGATACAGGCCAATTTGTCACTGTAGGGGCGGGTATGACCGTCCTCCGTCAGGACGGCTACGAGTCCACCGGTCAATTTCAACGAGGTTTCAACAGAATCCGCCAGTCGGCGCATCAAGGCATCGCCTGGTTTCATCACCAGCCGATCGACGATGATCTCAATCGTGTGCTTCTTTTGTTTGTCGAGAAGAATGTCCTCACCTAAATCGACGAGCTTGCCGTCGACGCGGGCGCGGACATAACCCGCCTTTCGCATCTCCTGCAGTTCCTTCCGGTATTCACCCTTTCGCCCGCGCACGATCGGGGCAAGGATCTGGAACTTCATACCTTCCGGCAAGGAGGCAATGGCATCGACCATCTGCTGTACGGTCTGTGCGGTGATCTCTTCGCCACATTGGAAGCAGTAGGGTTGCCCGACGCGGGCAAAGAGCAGTCGGAGATAGTCATAGATTTCCGTGACGGTACCGACGGTAGAACGGGGATTGTGGCTCGTGCTCTTCTGCTCGATCGAGATGGCGGGAGAGAGCCCTTCGATCGAATCGACATCCGGCTTTCCCATTTGCTCAAGGAACTGCCGAGCATAAGCCGACAGCGACTCCACGTACCGCCGCTGTCCTTCCGCATAGATCGTATCGAAGGCAAGTGAGGACTTGCCGGACCCGCTCAAACCGGTGATCACCACCAGCTTGTCGCGCGGAATTTCCACGTCGATGTTCTTGAGGTTGTGCTCTCGCGCGCCCTTGATGATGATGGAGTTGCCCATAAAGAGACGAGGATTATAGCATGTGGAAATCAAGGAGCAGAAAGCAGTCCCACGGCAAAGGTTGGACCCCGAAGCATGTCGCGTTTCCGGTTGCCGTGAAGAGCCGGCAATTACTTGGGCGCCGGCTCTTTTTCTTCACGTGACCGCTCCGGCTGCTTACCAGTGGAGCGAATGTTGATGAGCTTATTCAAGACGTCAAACCAAAATGGGGCGCCAAGAGAAACCGCAATGGTCGTCAGCGCCAGTCCGATGATCTTCAATGACCAATCGCCAGCTTCGGATGGAGCTGACCTGGGGTTACCGGCTTCGCGCGACCAACCGATCGGAAGCCCCAGTTTCCTAATTTCAGAAGACATCTGCTGAACTCGCTCCGTTGTGCCTTTCGCGTCCTGAGGTAGCGGCTCTTTGGCCGTTGTCTCTGCCATGGCAACTAACGACGCGCGCAACGTCGCGTCATGAGCCAGCGTATTCGCGATCAAGATCGTATCGGCATTGACGGACAACGTGACGGCTAATGCCCAGATCAAGATGAACACCTGCGTTTTTCGCTTATACCACCCGGATACACGATCCATGGCATCGTCATACCACCGCTCCACGTTCTCTCGCGCTTTCTTCACGTCGCCTTCAGCATCATCAATCAAGGCAATGAGAGCACCTTTTATTTGCTCATTGGGGAGTGTGGCGACCGCATTCCGAATATCTTGCAGCGTCTTCGTCTTCGTCGATTCGTGTGCAGGGGCGACCAAATCAAACATAGCCAAGGCGAAGGTTCGAGACGGAACATAGGAAGGAATCTTGCCGGGCTTTGCCAGGTTCTTGATCAAAGGGTGGTTGTACAACTGCTTGGCCAATCCCGTCCCTTCCGAGTCATACAGCAGATTTCGCACTCCGTCCCAGAGATTCCTGGCCCGCATATTCAAGATTCCGGCTACCCATTCGTTCAGAACGGAGCACATCAACCCCAGAAGCAGATACAGCAGCGACAGGCTGATCGCCATTTCAAGCGCCATGGAACCAAACATGAGGTCACCTCCTCGCTCGGCTATCGATGCCCACTCTACTCAGACGTTCCACACCAGGCTACCGGCCAGCTTTTTATCACGTAGATCCAGCACGTAACGCAATTGCGTTCCAACTCTTCAAATGGAGAGCACCATATCCAATCGAGCAGGTGAGAGAAAGACATTCCACATGTTGCCGCATCAGAGGCAGTGCGGGCCTCATGGTGAAGACACCGAAGGTGGTCCGTAGCGGCCGCGAGTATACCAAGCAGCATGGTAACTGGCTACCTTGACAAAGCTCGAAACCGGGTGCTACCACCGTCGCATGGTAAAGTCCGATCATTCTCCCTTGGCACAAGATCCTCAGGCTCCGGCAAAAGTGGTCTCGACTTGGTCCGGACAAGCCCGCGAGGATGCCGTGCAGCGAATGTTCACGGCCATCGCGGGTGTGTATGACCTGAACAACACCCTCTTGAGCTTCGGCCTGCACTACCGCTGGAAGAAAATGACGGCTTCCTATGTTGCCCCGGTCGAACAAGGCGTGGGGCTTGATGTAGGGTCCGGCACGGCGGACCTCGCCCTGCTCCTCCAGCCACGCATGGGCAGCAAGGGGCGTGTGATTGCGTCCGATCTCAATTATGCAATGCTGGCTGAAGGCAGTAAGAAGGTGGGGAGCAGGGGTCTGGCAGATAAGATCTCGTGTTTACAAGCAAGCGCGGAACATTTGGGATTCGCCGACAATACGTTCGATGCGGTCACAACCGGCTTTTGCATGCGGAATGTCGGGGATTTGCCGCAAGCCGTAAGAGAAATCCGCCGGGTGATGAAATCCGGAGGCCGCTTCGTGTGTCTTGAGTTTTCACGTCCGGTGTTCGGCTGGCTTCGGGCTCTGTATGATTGGTACTCCTTTACGCTCCTGCCCTGGGTCGGCACGAAGGTCGCTCGGGACACCACCGGTGTCTATGAGTATCTTCCTGCGTCGATCCGAACATTTCCCGATCAGCAGCGGCTGTGCCAGATCCTCCGTGAGGCCGGCTTCAGCCACGTATCGTACAAAAACCTCAGCGGCGGAATTGTCGCCATTCATATCGCAACGAAATGAGTGCTGAGTAGTGGACTCGATTCTGTACATTTTTCTCCCGTGTAAGAAGGTCTATCCCATCGGGATCACTTACCTAGCGGACTTTATCCATCGACGGAAACCGGAAGTCAGACAGCGAATTCTGGATCTCTCGCTGTTTCCCGTCTCGCGACGGAGTCAAGCGATCCGCGATGCCGCCACGGAGTTCAAGCCGGATCTGGTCTGCTTCTCCTGGCGCGACATTCAGATCTTTTCGCCGCATGAAGGTGATTCCTCGCTGGAACATGCGTTTAACTTCTATTTTGCCAGCAACCCCTTCAAGCGAATCACGGCGTCGATCGAAGGCGTCAAGCAGCTCTACCGCTACTACAATCACATCTATACGATCCTGTCGTACCCGTGGCTGATCCGCAAAGAGTTTCCAAAGTCCCAGATCATGATCGGGGGCGGCGCGTTTACAGCCTTTGCCGATCAATTGATCGAAAAGCTCCCGGAAGGGACAATCGGGATTCTCGGTGAGGGAGAGGACGCCATCCTCAAGGTCATCGAAGGCCGTTCGATTGAGGATGAACGATATATCGTCAAAGAAGGGAAACAGATCCGGAAAGGCCGGCAGGGCTCACCCGCGCTTCTTGATGCTCTGACGGTCGATTTACCCTATCTCACCTCGATCTTTCCTCAGTACGGTGAATACATCGGTGAGTCGATTGGCGTGCAGTCCAAACGAGGCTGTCCCTATGATTGCGCCTTCTGCCTCTATCCCTACATTGAGGGCAAGCGAGTCCGCTACCGGCCGCCCGACATGGTCGTCAAGGACATCGCCCAGCATTATCATCAATGGGGTGCCCGTCGCTTCTGGTTCACTGATGCCCAGTTCATTACGGGGAGGGAAGCCTATCCTCAATGCACCGAAATCCTCGAACGGATCGTCGCTGAAAAACTCGAGATCGAGTGGTCTGGCTACATCAGAACATCGTTGATTACACCGGAGCTGGCCAAGCTGATGGTCCGATCGGGCGTGGGTGACCTGGAGGTGGCCATCACCTCCGGCTCACAAGAGGTGCTGAACAATCTGCACATGGGATTTAAGCTGGAACGCCTGTACGATGGCTGTCGATACCTGGCAGAGGCCGGCTTCAAGGGCAAGGTCATCCTGAACTATTCACTCAACAGTCCCAAGGAAACGGAAGAGAGTCTTCTCCAGAGTGTCGAGGCCTACAAAAAAGTCGCCTCAATCCTAGGGGAAGCGCGTGTCTTTCCGCTCATGTTCTTTCTGGGCATCCAGCCGAATACCGACCTGGAACAGCGGCTGCTGGAGGAGGGATACTTGTCAGCGGGCTATAATCCCTTGATGTTGACCCCGACCAGCATCAGGAAGCTGCTCTACAATCCCGCCCCTCTCAATAAGATCATCGCCAAGGCCTGTCTTCGAGCCTGGGAACGCAAGCATGGTAGCCGCGATCCCCGTCGATGGACAGGATCTCTCTCTCAGTCCACCGGTGAATCACCTACCTATGCCGATCAGAACCTCAGCAAGGGCATTGAGGGTAATTCGGGTCGCGACGCCCTCCTCTCGCTTGAGGAAATCCTCCGCTCCCGTCGACCGGTTCCCTCTCCTTCACAGACGGCCGAACCACGGGCCAGCTCAGCCGGTTGATCTTTCTTCGGACATTCTTGTTGGATTACACCGTTTAGCTTGTCTCTTGTCCATCCGCGGTGCCTTGCATTCCAGTTTCAGCCGGTGCTATCATTTGCCTTCTTCATAGAGTGGAGTGGTACGTTAATCGTTTGGATTTTCATACAATTACACGCGTTAGCCCCTAATCAAGATCGCGCCTTAAGGAGGCGCCTCAATGTATAAGACCATCTATATTCCGGTCGACAATTCCGACCATTCCAATTCAGCAGTGGATGTCGGCGTTCACCTGGCCAAAACCTTCGGCTCCAAGATCGTGGGAAGCCATGTCTATGCGGCAAAAATGCATGACAAACGCTTCAAACAGATGGAAGCCGGCTTACCGGAAGAATATCACGATGAAAAAGAACTCGACCGTCAGCGCCAGATTCATGATTCGCTGATCACCCGCGGACTCCAAATCATCACCGATTCCTATCTCGACTACGTTGATAAGAAATGTACCGAAGCGAATCTCCCGATCGAGCGGCGATCGCTCGAAGGGCGAAATTGGAAGGTGCTGGCTGAGGATATCAATACCAACGGGTATGACCTCGTCATCATGGGGGCACTGGGGGTCGGAGCGGTCAAAGACAGTGTGATCGGCAGCAATACCGAACGCGTTGTCCGCCGAGTCCGAAATTCCGACATGCTCATCATCAAGAACATTCAGCCCTTGAATGGCGGCAAAATCGTGGTGGCTGTCGATGGCAGCCCCTACTCGTTCGGCGGACTGATGACGGGTCTCGCTCTCGGCAAAGCGTTCAATATGCCGGTTGAGGCGATTTCAGCATTCGACCCCTATTTTCACTACGCCGCGTTCCACAGCATTTCCGGGGTTTTAAACGAGGAAGCCGGCAAGGTGTTCCGCTTCAAAGAACAGGAAAAACTGCACGAAGAAATTATCGATAGCGGCCTGGCCAAGATCTACCAGTCTCATCTGGACATTTCTCGTGAAATAGCCCAAGCCGAGCAAACCGATGTGAAAACGACGTTGCTCGACGGCAAGGCCTTCGAAAAAATCATTCAGTATGTCCGCAAGGATGTCCCAGCCTTGCTGATTGTCGGGCGCATCGGGGTCCATAGCGACGAGGACATGGACGTCGGCAGCAACACGGAAAACCTGCTCCGCAGTGCACCTTGTAACGTGCTGATCTCCAACCGCAAGTATGTTCCACCGATCGATACGCAAGCCGAGTACACGATCGCCTGGACCGAAGAAGCGCTACGGCGGATGGAGAAGATCCCCGTCTTCGCACGAGGGGTCGCTAAAACGGCCATTCATCGATATGCCATTGAAAAAGGCCATACGATCATCAGTAACACCGTGGTGGATGCCGCAGTCGGACACATCCTGCCCAAAGGCGCGATGGATGCCATGCGGGCGCTCGGTGGCAGCCTGGATGCGGCTGGTATCGACCGCGACAAGATGCAGGCCGACGAGGCTGTCACGAAAGATCTCATGGGCCCGACGTTGAGCGGGATTATGACCCAGATCGTCGAGGAGAAGCCGAAACAGATCGATGCCTCCACCCAAGCCTACTTGGACCGCATGGGTCAAAACTATTTTGTCTGTGACGGCTGCGGGTACATCGGGAAGGGCGACGCGCCGGTCAGATGTCCCGTGTGCAGTGCGGATGGGACGAAATTCAAACAGGTCGATAAGAAGATCTTCGAAG is a genomic window containing:
- a CDS encoding radical SAM protein, which gives rise to MDSILYIFLPCKKVYPIGITYLADFIHRRKPEVRQRILDLSLFPVSRRSQAIRDAATEFKPDLVCFSWRDIQIFSPHEGDSSLEHAFNFYFASNPFKRITASIEGVKQLYRYYNHIYTILSYPWLIRKEFPKSQIMIGGGAFTAFADQLIEKLPEGTIGILGEGEDAILKVIEGRSIEDERYIVKEGKQIRKGRQGSPALLDALTVDLPYLTSIFPQYGEYIGESIGVQSKRGCPYDCAFCLYPYIEGKRVRYRPPDMVVKDIAQHYHQWGARRFWFTDAQFITGREAYPQCTEILERIVAEKLEIEWSGYIRTSLITPELAKLMVRSGVGDLEVAITSGSQEVLNNLHMGFKLERLYDGCRYLAEAGFKGKVILNYSLNSPKETEESLLQSVEAYKKVASILGEARVFPLMFFLGIQPNTDLEQRLLEEGYLSAGYNPLMLTPTSIRKLLYNPAPLNKIIAKACLRAWERKHGSRDPRRWTGSLSQSTGESPTYADQNLSKGIEGNSGRDALLSLEEILRSRRPVPSPSQTAEPRASSAG
- a CDS encoding universal stress protein; its protein translation is MYKTIYIPVDNSDHSNSAVDVGVHLAKTFGSKIVGSHVYAAKMHDKRFKQMEAGLPEEYHDEKELDRQRQIHDSLITRGLQIITDSYLDYVDKKCTEANLPIERRSLEGRNWKVLAEDINTNGYDLVIMGALGVGAVKDSVIGSNTERVVRRVRNSDMLIIKNIQPLNGGKIVVAVDGSPYSFGGLMTGLALGKAFNMPVEAISAFDPYFHYAAFHSISGVLNEEAGKVFRFKEQEKLHEEIIDSGLAKIYQSHLDISREIAQAEQTDVKTTLLDGKAFEKIIQYVRKDVPALLIVGRIGVHSDEDMDVGSNTENLLRSAPCNVLISNRKYVPPIDTQAEYTIAWTEEALRRMEKIPVFARGVAKTAIHRYAIEKGHTIISNTVVDAAVGHILPKGAMDAMRALGGSLDAAGIDRDKMQADEAVTKDLMGPTLSGIMTQIVEEKPKQIDASTQAYLDRMGQNYFVCDGCGYIGKGDAPVRCPVCSADGTKFKQVDKKIFEVAATAEGDLETDVAYDDVPMQWTKDAKEAIRAVPAGFQRRRAKARIEKSARKLGMTTITLEYAAPMIKEAAAEDYTPIFSNKGTGTSPAAEATLTAANENGANGHSEATSRYSWTEDAQARLDRAPEGFMRDCTKALILKHAEKIGATVITIEVANEGIEQAKGYMAEAMKTGNLKDMIANLTGKTST